In one window of Nocardiopsis aegyptia DNA:
- a CDS encoding tetratricopeptide repeat protein, with the protein MRREADEAIAEALRDDGRRVVVVSCPRLAGSTRALAHAAHEVLGGHLVVAFLDDPDVELAAMIDAAGALTGSAATPAPGTVLWLDRLSARRYAELARTDPARLPEGLRILAVADSALVRGLRVPADVEGAMRAHGAPIELGPITESERRRLRAGTDYADPELQARLDADDGTLLVGRLLVDLGPFRSELLPGTSANRTALLRAVTDWRRVDPPTRLTWDDLERLYRAYRQELTGTPQSASVSAIGCEAALKWAARATHERPALVEERSDESGTYYSPHPLLAVVADESGQDCAWPVADPMWEHGDTRFEGEARRDIGYAAIEARALTAAQRLLGHTDTPMDPVVLLYLGQVLMDAGDLDAARHWFTRVADQGGGTADTVPLAYFVLGGLEDARDDAVAARRWWALAIDSGHPEWAPEAMVSLGELDWRQGDTESARRWWTRAAGVGADGDGDQGSGPGVSGPGPVSGASFEGPSGGAAPTAGASDAAAAAMYNLAVLEHRAGDRDAARAWYTHASASGVVDVAAKAMVDLGTLDRDRGDVDGARAWWEMAVRSGDPTAAPRARARLEALDRVDAVAEPPVESKGVDSAPVEPVEPAQSVEPPVQPGASAEPGTPTVPEGAGATDAPDLPTDPRGLLDQGESAAARGAADTARDLLTRAAESGDPDVAPRAMNGLGALEQEQGEVHEARAWYIRAVKTKDADLAPRSLLELGRLDHRRGWFENARTWFGHVVRTGHADAAPHALYLLARLEQDQDETEEARTWFARAAESGHPEWAPRAMVDLADLEHRRGDTEAARSWWRRAAGSGHADAAARADRALHDLGRPFDH; encoded by the coding sequence GTGCGCCGAGAGGCCGACGAGGCGATCGCCGAGGCGCTGCGCGACGACGGCCGACGCGTGGTGGTGGTCTCCTGCCCGCGCCTGGCCGGCTCCACGCGGGCCCTGGCCCACGCGGCGCACGAGGTCCTGGGCGGCCACCTCGTGGTGGCCTTCCTGGACGACCCCGACGTCGAGTTGGCCGCCATGATCGACGCGGCGGGAGCACTCACCGGATCCGCGGCCACCCCGGCACCGGGGACGGTGCTCTGGCTCGACCGGCTCTCCGCACGCCGCTACGCCGAACTCGCCCGTACCGACCCCGCGCGCCTGCCCGAGGGCCTGCGGATCCTGGCCGTCGCCGACAGCGCGCTCGTCCGTGGCCTGCGCGTGCCGGCGGACGTCGAAGGGGCCATGCGCGCCCATGGCGCCCCGATCGAGCTGGGGCCGATCACCGAATCGGAACGCCGGCGGCTGCGCGCCGGCACCGACTACGCCGATCCGGAACTGCAGGCGCGGCTGGACGCCGACGACGGCACGCTGCTCGTGGGGCGGCTCCTGGTGGACCTGGGCCCCTTCCGGTCGGAGCTGCTGCCCGGGACCAGCGCCAATCGCACCGCCCTGCTGCGCGCGGTCACCGACTGGCGGCGCGTCGACCCGCCCACTCGTCTGACCTGGGACGACCTTGAACGGTTGTACCGCGCCTACCGCCAGGAGCTGACCGGAACGCCGCAGAGCGCGAGCGTGTCGGCGATCGGCTGTGAGGCGGCTCTGAAGTGGGCCGCCCGGGCCACGCACGAGCGTCCGGCCCTGGTGGAGGAGCGCTCGGACGAGAGCGGCACCTACTACAGCCCCCACCCCCTGCTCGCCGTCGTCGCCGACGAGTCCGGGCAGGACTGCGCGTGGCCCGTCGCCGACCCGATGTGGGAGCACGGCGACACCCGGTTCGAGGGGGAGGCGCGCCGCGACATCGGCTACGCGGCGATCGAGGCGAGGGCGCTGACCGCGGCCCAGCGGCTGTTGGGCCACACGGACACTCCGATGGACCCGGTGGTGCTGCTCTACCTGGGCCAGGTGCTCATGGACGCGGGCGACCTGGACGCCGCGCGGCACTGGTTCACCCGGGTCGCCGACCAAGGGGGAGGGACCGCCGACACCGTGCCGCTGGCCTACTTCGTGCTCGGTGGGCTGGAGGACGCCCGCGACGACGCCGTGGCCGCCCGGCGCTGGTGGGCGCTGGCGATCGACTCCGGGCACCCCGAGTGGGCTCCGGAGGCGATGGTCAGTCTCGGTGAGCTTGACTGGCGGCAGGGGGACACGGAGAGCGCCCGCCGCTGGTGGACGCGCGCGGCCGGAGTCGGGGCGGACGGCGACGGGGACCAGGGGAGCGGCCCTGGCGTGAGCGGACCCGGTCCGGTGTCCGGCGCGTCGTTCGAAGGGCCGTCCGGCGGGGCGGCACCCACGGCGGGCGCGTCGGACGCCGCGGCCGCGGCGATGTACAACCTCGCGGTCCTGGAGCACCGCGCGGGGGATCGGGACGCCGCGCGGGCCTGGTACACGCACGCGAGCGCTTCCGGGGTCGTCGACGTGGCCGCGAAGGCGATGGTCGACCTCGGCACACTGGACCGCGACCGCGGGGACGTCGACGGGGCGCGGGCGTGGTGGGAGATGGCTGTGCGGTCGGGCGACCCCACCGCGGCGCCCCGGGCGCGGGCTCGGCTGGAAGCGCTGGACCGGGTGGACGCCGTCGCCGAGCCGCCGGTGGAGAGCAAGGGCGTCGACTCCGCGCCGGTCGAGCCGGTCGAGCCCGCCCAGTCCGTCGAGCCACCGGTGCAGCCCGGGGCCTCGGCGGAGCCCGGGACACCCACCGTCCCCGAAGGAGCCGGTGCGACCGATGCCCCTGACCTGCCCACCGATCCGCGGGGCCTGCTCGACCAGGGCGAGAGCGCCGCCGCGCGGGGTGCGGCGGACACGGCCCGCGACCTGCTCACCCGGGCCGCCGAGTCGGGCGACCCCGACGTCGCGCCCCGGGCGATGAACGGGCTCGGCGCCCTCGAACAGGAACAGGGGGAGGTCCACGAGGCGCGCGCGTGGTACATCCGGGCCGTCAAGACCAAGGACGCCGATCTCGCCCCTCGGTCCCTACTGGAACTCGGGCGTCTGGACCACCGCCGGGGATGGTTCGAGAACGCGCGCACCTGGTTCGGGCACGTGGTGAGGACCGGGCACGCCGACGCGGCGCCGCACGCCCTCTACCTGCTCGCGCGCCTGGAACAGGACCAGGACGAGACCGAGGAGGCCCGGACGTGGTTCGCCCGGGCGGCCGAGTCCGGGCACCCGGAGTGGGCCCCCAGAGCGATGGTCGACCTCGCGGACCTGGAACACCGTCGAGGTGACACCGAGGCCGCCCGATCGTGGTGGCGGCGGGCGGCCGGATCCGGCCACGCCGACGCCGCCGCGCGAGCGGACCGGGCGCTCCACGACCTGGGACGTCCCTTCGACCACTGA